Within Streptomyces roseirectus, the genomic segment GTGTTGACGATCACCCCGTACTGCGCGGCGACGGCGGCGACGTGCCGGCTGAACGTGTTGAGCGCGGCCTTGGCGGTGGAGTGGGCCGCGACGGTGCCGATCGAATCCGCCGCGGTGCTGGAGACATAGACGATCCGGCCCTTGCGTTCCTCCGTCATGACGCGCAGCACACTCTGGGTGAGGAAGTACGCCCCCTCGAGTTCCCCGCTCACCTTCTCGATGAAGTCCTCCCAGGGCAGCGTGAGCAGCGGTCCGAACGGCGGGTTCACCGTGTTGGCGTTGCACACGAGGGCGTCGATCCGGCCGTGGTCCTCCCGGATCCGGCCGATCATGTCGGCGACCTGCCCGGGAGCACGGACATCTGCCTGCACGGCCTGCGCGGAGCCACCCTCGGACTCGATCGTGTCCACCAC encodes:
- a CDS encoding SDR family oxidoreductase — its product is MDQSQQVVLISGASRGIGAATAREMGRRGYHVIVNYLRNADAAARVVDTIESEGGSAQAVQADVRAPGQVADMIGRIREDHGRIDALVCNANTVNPPFGPLLTLPWEDFIEKVSGELEGAYFLTQSVLRVMTEERKGRIVYVSSTAADSIGTVAAHSTAKAALNTFSRHVAAVAAQYGVIVNTVAFGTVRTDATAGVMIEDLRKIMESRSVSGRLLEADEAARTIAMVAGDGFGASVGQVLRVDGGFEVLDQRLHPMIQHFEQT